A region of the Muricauda sp. MAR_2010_75 genome:
AAAGGGAAAATACAAAGTCAGAGTCAAGTTGTATTTTTGAACTCTAAAACAAAAAAGCTGTGCCAAAAGGAGTTTTATTGGTCAATTTGGGCTCACCCGATAGCCCCACCCCTAAAGATGTTAAACCCTATTTAGATGAATTTTTGATGGATGAGCGTGTTATAGACGTGAATCCAGTCCTTAGGAACATTATTGTTAGGGGAATCATTCTAAATACACGCCCTAAGCGCTCTGCGGAAGCCTATGCCAAAATTTGGTGGGATGAAGGCTCTCCGCTCATTGTCATTTCAGAACGTTTCACGGAAAAAGTACGCCAAAAGACCGATCTTCCCATTGCTTTGGGTATGCGCTATGGGTCAATGACCATTAAAAGTGCCCTTAAAGAATTACAAAAAAAAGGGGTGGATGAGGTGCTGCTTGTGCCTTTGTATCCCCACTATGCCATGTCTTCCTATGAAACGGTAGTAGTTAAGGCCATGGAAGCACAACAAGAACACTTCCCTGAGATGCACCTGACCACCTTGCCCGCTTTCTATAGCAATCCAGAGTATGTGAAAGTGCTCTCAAAAAGTATTGCGGAAGGATTGAAAGGTTTTGAATATGACCATATCTTGTTTTCCTATCATGGGATTCCGGAGCGACACATTAAAAAATCGGACCCCACCAAATTCCACTGCAAAATAGATGGGCAATGTTGCAAGACGAACTCCGTTGCACATCATACTTGCTATAAGCATCAGTGCTTGGATACCACGGAACTGGTGAAGAAAGCGTTGGATTTGGATGA
Encoded here:
- the hemH gene encoding ferrochelatase, with the protein product MPKGVLLVNLGSPDSPTPKDVKPYLDEFLMDERVIDVNPVLRNIIVRGIILNTRPKRSAEAYAKIWWDEGSPLIVISERFTEKVRQKTDLPIALGMRYGSMTIKSALKELQKKGVDEVLLVPLYPHYAMSSYETVVVKAMEAQQEHFPEMHLTTLPAFYSNPEYVKVLSKSIAEGLKGFEYDHILFSYHGIPERHIKKSDPTKFHCKIDGQCCKTNSVAHHTCYKHQCLDTTELVKKALDLDDAKVSSSFQSRLGSDPWLQPFTDEEFERLAQEGKKRLAVITPAFVSDCLETLEEIAMEGKHQFEEAGGEDYIHIACLNDRDDWAGLMAAWIKEWQENGKLPETRVQ